From one Candidatus Zixiibacteriota bacterium genomic stretch:
- a CDS encoding TlpA disulfide reductase family protein has protein sequence MASSRNTIWTVVFAVIIVLMAAEIALLINENRDLKASLDELTAMFEPLAADQRLPALSGEDVNGMPFSLRYSIESPTTVVLWFSPSCDACEGNLDFWNSLCNRYASENLRFIALCAGTADEARTFANAHAMPYPVVAVTDSRLLDAYRGHVLPQTVVVSPDGMVLQAWPGTLEPDAQNEIIRAVERIRTGSPVVQ, from the coding sequence ATGGCCTCTAGCCGCAATACGATTTGGACAGTCGTTTTTGCCGTCATCATTGTCCTGATGGCTGCGGAAATCGCCCTGCTGATCAATGAAAACCGCGATCTGAAGGCATCGCTGGATGAACTCACCGCCATGTTTGAACCCCTGGCCGCTGACCAGCGACTTCCCGCACTGTCGGGCGAAGACGTAAACGGCATGCCGTTTAGCCTCCGCTACAGTATCGAATCTCCGACAACCGTGGTCCTGTGGTTTTCTCCTTCGTGCGACGCATGTGAAGGGAATCTTGATTTCTGGAATAGTCTCTGCAACCGGTATGCCTCGGAAAACCTGCGTTTTATTGCATTGTGCGCAGGCACCGCCGATGAGGCCCGGACATTCGCGAACGCGCATGCGATGCCCTATCCGGTTGTGGCCGTCACGGACAGCCGATTGCTCGACGCTTACCGCGGGCACGTCCTGCCGCAAACAGTGGTGGTATCGCCCGATGGAATGGTGCTGCAGGCGTGGCCGGGCACGCTCGAACCGGACGCACAGAACGAGATCATACGAGCCGTCGAACGCATCCGGACCGGTAGTCCGGTCGTGCAGTGA
- a CDS encoding sodium-dependent transporter, with amino-acid sequence MQHRERWATKIGLILAMAGNAVGLGNFLRFPVQAAQNGGGAFMIPYFVALLLLGIPLMWVEWGMGRYGGRFGHGSTPGMFHVMWKHPLAKYLGALGLFLSLATMIFYVYVESWALGFSFFSLAGTYFDQESLTGMRHFLSSYQGNGDGYFTSILPAYGFLLLTLGINFYVLYRGVSKGIERLALIAMPALILFAIILVIRVIWVGTPDPVNHPDWTVESGFAFIWNPNLSQLSSPKVWLAAAGQIFFTLSLGSGLIQTYASYVRENEDIALGGLATASINEGVEVVLGASIAIPIAAAFFGLATTQEIAARGSYDLGFVSMPIIFSMIPMGQVFGFLWFLLLFFAGITSSVAMSQPLIAFLKEEFDLTHKKAVGALALMTLIPIQFVVFMFSGGFLDEMDYWVGTFGLVVFALFEVIVFAWLFGIEEGWNEITRGAEVTVPRMFRLVIKYITPLYLLFIMVNWIVLEAVPTLLMQGVPGEHLPVRWFARGVMLLLFIIICYMVYRAWKRRANREEVAS; translated from the coding sequence ATGCAGCATCGGGAACGATGGGCCACCAAAATCGGTCTGATTTTGGCGATGGCCGGCAACGCCGTAGGTCTGGGCAATTTTCTGCGATTTCCGGTTCAAGCCGCTCAAAACGGCGGCGGCGCTTTTATGATCCCCTACTTTGTGGCCCTGCTTCTGCTCGGTATCCCGCTCATGTGGGTGGAGTGGGGTATGGGCCGATACGGCGGGAGATTCGGTCACGGCAGCACACCCGGGATGTTTCATGTGATGTGGAAGCATCCGTTGGCCAAATACCTTGGCGCACTGGGGCTATTCCTGTCGCTGGCAACCATGATATTCTACGTTTACGTCGAGTCATGGGCCCTGGGATTCAGCTTCTTCTCTCTTGCGGGCACGTACTTCGATCAGGAATCGCTAACGGGCATGCGGCATTTTCTGTCCAGCTACCAGGGAAATGGGGATGGGTACTTCACAAGCATTCTCCCCGCATACGGTTTTCTGTTGTTGACGCTTGGTATCAACTTCTACGTGTTGTACCGGGGGGTATCCAAGGGTATCGAGCGGCTGGCGTTGATCGCCATGCCGGCGCTGATCTTGTTCGCGATCATTCTTGTGATCCGGGTGATATGGGTGGGTACACCGGACCCTGTCAATCATCCCGATTGGACTGTCGAGAGCGGGTTTGCGTTTATATGGAATCCCAACCTGTCGCAGTTGTCGTCACCGAAGGTGTGGCTGGCGGCCGCCGGGCAGATCTTCTTTACGCTGAGTCTCGGATCGGGACTGATTCAGACCTATGCCAGTTATGTCCGCGAGAACGAAGATATTGCGCTGGGCGGACTTGCCACGGCATCGATCAACGAAGGAGTCGAAGTGGTTCTCGGGGCCAGTATTGCGATACCGATTGCCGCCGCCTTTTTCGGGTTAGCGACTACGCAGGAGATCGCCGCTCGTGGCTCGTATGATCTGGGATTTGTTTCGATGCCGATCATATTCTCGATGATCCCGATGGGGCAGGTGTTCGGGTTTTTGTGGTTTCTGCTTTTGTTCTTCGCGGGAATCACGTCGTCAGTGGCCATGTCACAGCCGTTGATTGCGTTTCTGAAGGAGGAGTTCGACCTGACGCACAAAAAGGCGGTGGGCGCGCTGGCGCTGATGACACTGATTCCCATTCAATTCGTGGTGTTTATGTTCAGCGGCGGCTTCCTTGATGAGATGGATTACTGGGTTGGGACATTCGGACTGGTGGTGTTCGCGCTTTTTGAAGTAATCGTCTTCGCGTGGTTGTTCGGAATCGAAGAAGGCTGGAACGAGATCACCCGAGGGGCCGAGGTGACTGTACCCCGGATGTTTCGACTTGTCATCAAGTACATAACGCCCCTGTACCTGCTTTTCATCATGGTGAACTGGATCGTTCTGGAAGCGGTCCCGACACTGCTGATGCAGGGCGTACCGGGTGAGCACCTGCCGGTCCGCTGGTTCGCACGCGGGGTCATGCTGCTGCTGTTCATTATCATCTGCTATATGGTTTACCGGGCATGGAAACGCCGTGCGAATCGAGAGGAGGTCGCATCATGA
- a CDS encoding NmrA/HSCARG family protein, producing the protein MAEKKVIAVIGATGAQGGGLVRAILADPHGEFTARAITRNPESDNARGLSAMGAQVVAADIDNPASIEKAFTGAYGAFCVTFFWDHLSPEKEKLHAKTMAEAARAAGLKHVIWSTLEDTRRWVPLDDNRMPTLMERYKVPHLDAKGEADRYFIESGVPTTLLLTSFYWDNLIHFGMGPKPDQSGTLTFTLPMGRSKLPGIAAEDIGKCAYGIFKAGQPVIGKTVGVAGEHLSGEEMANALARALGRDVRYNEVEPAVYRSFGFPGAEDIGNMFQFKRDFEREYRAPRDVNRSRELNPDLQTFDAWLQHHKERIPIS; encoded by the coding sequence GTGGCTGAGAAGAAAGTCATTGCCGTTATCGGGGCCACCGGGGCGCAGGGCGGCGGCCTCGTGCGCGCCATCCTCGCCGACCCCCACGGCGAATTCACCGCCCGTGCCATCACCCGCAATCCGGAATCGGACAACGCCCGCGGGCTCTCGGCAATGGGCGCTCAGGTTGTGGCCGCCGATATCGACAACCCTGCCTCAATCGAAAAAGCTTTCACCGGCGCCTACGGGGCCTTCTGTGTCACGTTTTTCTGGGACCACCTTTCCCCGGAGAAAGAGAAATTGCACGCGAAAACGATGGCCGAAGCCGCCCGCGCCGCCGGCCTCAAACACGTGATCTGGTCCACGCTCGAGGATACCCGGCGCTGGGTGCCGCTCGATGACAACCGCATGCCTACCCTCATGGAACGGTACAAGGTTCCGCACCTTGACGCCAAGGGCGAAGCTGACCGCTACTTCATTGAGTCCGGCGTTCCCACCACACTGCTCTTGACCTCCTTTTACTGGGACAACCTGATACACTTCGGGATGGGGCCCAAACCCGATCAGTCCGGCACGCTCACCTTCACGCTCCCGATGGGCCGCAGCAAACTGCCGGGGATAGCGGCCGAAGATATCGGCAAGTGCGCATACGGCATTTTCAAGGCAGGACAGCCCGTTATCGGGAAGACAGTCGGCGTCGCCGGCGAACACCTCAGTGGCGAAGAGATGGCGAACGCGCTGGCGCGCGCGCTCGGTCGCGACGTGCGCTATAACGAGGTCGAACCTGCCGTGTACCGCAGCTTCGGCTTTCCCGGCGCCGAAGACATCGGCAATATGTTCCAGTTCAAGCGGGACTTTGAACGCGAGTACAGGGCCCCGCGCGATGTCAATCGCAGTCGCGAACTGAACCCCGACCTGCAAACGTTTGACGCCTGGCTGCAACACCACAAGGAACGCATTCCCATCTCCTGA
- a CDS encoding protein kinase, giving the protein MNDDDTRSFRALAAGAEIGQYRLAHRLGSGGMGEVYLARDASLDRDVAVKFLSIELARHTESRLRFLREAQAAARLSHPNIVTIHEVSEHDGRPFFVMEHVDGRSLGAYAADRQLPVSEFLDLAVQLCDAVQAAHAGGVVHRDIKPSNILVDNGGRVRIVDFGLAAVAGVQPLTKSGSTLGTIGYMSPEQVYGRDADHRSDLFSLGIVFYQLLTGMNPFARDSEAATLHAIAHDAPPAPSTIRVEIPRSLDSLILHMLEKEPVRRSQSAVEIRDALTSTHDEVPSPRRQPSSPSVAVLPFVNLSSDPDQAYFCDGVAEDIIGDLNHVPGLRVVARTSAFAFRGHTGDIRDVGRKLGVTHVVEGSVRKAGQRVRVTAQLIEVAEGYQLWSERYDRELSDIFAIQDDISRAIVEKLKLELERLLSSQRGPQDVPIEAYQLYSRARHEMNLRSADSLRRALSYLQQCIRLAPAYAPARCGLADAYFLLYAYDYMTPRDAISYARTSAQRALELDDRLADAHATLGGILTYYDWAWADAEQTFLRALELSPGHAVAHQWYGELLSFVGRTEEAAHHLDTALQRDPLSVVSLTMSGWHHVHTGQYDRALEFLEKAVALGTASDFTHALAGFCYFSTGHVEKGRAQFERSRAVSGSSAMSLTTQALAFERLGDLSHARLALDQLLARQADEYVSQPYLAALYLLLGHEDMAVACLQEALRRRDAELMLMAVMPYYDCVQKNPRLGPLLAVLGLPNPHVARDNRSQRH; this is encoded by the coding sequence ATGAACGATGACGATACCAGATCCTTTAGGGCGCTCGCGGCCGGTGCCGAAATCGGTCAGTACCGACTCGCGCACCGCCTCGGATCGGGCGGGATGGGCGAGGTCTATCTTGCACGCGACGCGAGCCTCGACCGCGACGTCGCGGTGAAGTTCCTCTCGATCGAGCTCGCCCGCCACACCGAGTCCCGGCTCCGCTTTCTTCGCGAGGCCCAGGCGGCGGCCCGTCTGTCACATCCCAACATTGTGACTATACACGAAGTCTCCGAACACGACGGGCGACCGTTCTTCGTGATGGAGCACGTCGACGGCCGTTCCCTCGGCGCGTACGCCGCCGACCGGCAGCTCCCTGTCAGTGAATTCCTCGACCTCGCCGTCCAGTTGTGCGACGCCGTGCAGGCCGCCCACGCCGGGGGAGTGGTCCACCGAGACATCAAACCGTCAAACATCCTCGTCGACAACGGCGGCCGCGTGCGCATTGTCGACTTTGGACTCGCGGCGGTCGCCGGTGTCCAGCCGCTCACGAAAAGCGGGTCGACCCTCGGCACCATCGGTTACATGTCCCCTGAACAAGTGTACGGCCGCGACGCAGATCATCGCAGCGATCTGTTCTCCCTCGGCATCGTCTTCTACCAATTGCTGACCGGCATGAATCCGTTCGCGCGGGATTCCGAAGCCGCCACGCTGCACGCGATCGCACACGATGCGCCGCCGGCGCCATCGACCATTCGCGTCGAAATCCCCCGGTCGCTCGATTCCCTCATTCTCCATATGCTCGAGAAGGAGCCTGTCCGGCGTAGCCAATCGGCGGTCGAGATACGAGATGCACTGACTAGTACGCACGACGAAGTACCATCGCCCCGCCGACAGCCGTCATCACCGTCGGTCGCAGTATTGCCCTTTGTCAATCTCAGTTCGGACCCGGATCAGGCGTACTTCTGCGATGGCGTCGCCGAAGATATTATCGGCGACCTCAATCACGTTCCGGGACTTCGGGTCGTGGCCCGCACCTCCGCGTTTGCGTTTCGCGGCCATACCGGAGATATCAGGGACGTCGGGCGGAAGCTGGGCGTCACGCACGTGGTTGAAGGCTCCGTGCGCAAAGCCGGGCAACGCGTGCGAGTAACAGCCCAGTTAATCGAAGTCGCCGAGGGTTACCAGCTCTGGTCGGAGCGCTACGACAGGGAACTGTCCGATATCTTCGCCATTCAGGACGATATCTCTCGCGCTATCGTCGAAAAACTCAAGCTGGAACTGGAGAGATTACTGTCGTCGCAGCGCGGACCACAGGACGTACCGATTGAGGCCTACCAGTTGTACAGCCGGGCGCGCCATGAAATGAACCTGCGTTCCGCTGACAGTCTCCGAAGAGCCCTGAGCTACCTCCAGCAATGTATCCGTCTGGCCCCGGCCTATGCCCCCGCGCGGTGCGGGTTGGCCGACGCATACTTCCTGCTGTATGCATATGACTACATGACGCCGCGCGACGCGATCTCGTATGCCCGCACCTCGGCGCAGCGCGCACTCGAACTAGATGATCGGCTCGCCGATGCCCACGCAACCCTGGGAGGAATTCTGACCTACTACGACTGGGCATGGGCCGATGCCGAACAGACTTTTCTCCGCGCCCTTGAGCTCAGCCCTGGACATGCCGTTGCCCACCAATGGTACGGCGAACTGCTGTCGTTCGTCGGACGCACCGAAGAAGCCGCTCATCATCTGGACACCGCGCTCCAGCGCGATCCTCTGTCGGTCGTATCACTCACGATGTCCGGCTGGCATCATGTCCACACCGGGCAGTACGACCGCGCACTCGAGTTCCTGGAAAAAGCAGTGGCTCTCGGAACGGCCAGCGATTTCACGCATGCGCTCGCCGGTTTCTGTTACTTCTCCACAGGCCACGTCGAGAAGGGTCGGGCCCAGTTCGAGCGCAGTCGAGCCGTGTCAGGATCAAGCGCTATGAGTCTCACCACGCAGGCGCTCGCCTTTGAACGCCTTGGCGATCTCTCGCACGCGCGACTGGCGCTGGACCAACTGCTGGCCCGTCAAGCCGATGAATATGTGTCACAGCCGTATCTCGCGGCGTTGTATCTTCTGCTCGGACACGAAGATATGGCGGTGGCGTGCCTCCAGGAGGCGCTTCGGCGGCGAGACGCCGAATTGATGCTTATGGCTGTCATGCCGTACTACGACTGCGTGCAGAAGAATCCCCGCCTGGGACCGCTGCTGGCCGTTCTGGGATTGCCGAATCCTCACGTCGCGCGGGATAACCGCTCTCAACGGCACTGA
- a CDS encoding DUF1697 domain-containing protein — protein MPVYISLLRAVNLLGHNRISMARLRSLHESLGFTDVTTYIQSGNVVFRCTRRRTASIARTIEKAISNEEGLTVAVTVRTAAELAATIAHNPFAAIGPDQTRFLHVAFLTAVPEAARQKALDGDRFAPERFAIRGSEIYLYLPNGVARTKLSTAYFERTLKVTATVRNWRTVCTLHDLASK, from the coding sequence GTGCCCGTTTACATATCGCTTCTTCGCGCCGTCAACTTGCTCGGGCATAATCGTATTTCGATGGCCCGGCTCAGGTCTCTGCACGAATCGCTCGGATTCACCGACGTGACTACGTATATCCAGAGCGGCAATGTGGTATTCCGATGCACGCGGCGCCGGACTGCCTCGATTGCCCGAACAATCGAGAAAGCGATTAGTAACGAGGAGGGACTGACGGTTGCGGTGACTGTTCGCACTGCCGCCGAATTAGCTGCGACCATTGCGCACAATCCGTTCGCTGCGATCGGACCAGACCAAACACGATTCCTCCACGTGGCTTTTCTTACGGCTGTCCCCGAAGCGGCCCGGCAGAAAGCGCTCGACGGCGATCGGTTCGCACCGGAACGCTTTGCAATCCGCGGGAGCGAAATCTACCTGTATCTGCCCAACGGCGTTGCCCGCACCAAATTGTCCACCGCCTATTTCGAACGCACGCTGAAGGTGACCGCCACCGTCAGGAACTGGAGAACCGTGTGCACGCTGCACGACCTCGCCTCGAAATAA